The Cryptococcus gattii WM276 chromosome F, complete sequence genome segment TCCAAAGAACTCTTAATGCATTGACGGTACTCTCCAGCATCAAAGTTGCACAAAAGAATGTCGAAAGAGAAGGTCTGGCCGAGACCCTCAGAAGAAGCGTAGAGGGGCTTTTGGTCTGGAGCAACCCAAGCTTCAGCGACCGCCCTAGAGACCGCTGTCAGCCATGATTCACCGAAGCAGACAGATACCACAATTCCAGACTCACATGAGTGGGGGATTGAACTGGTTGAAGACTTCCCTCCAAGACTTGTAGATGTCGTGCACCTCCTTCCTGTCGAGAAGGGGATGATCCAAGGCGGAGTTGCCATTGGTGAGCTTTTGATGGGTCATTTTCTTCAACTGCTCCCAGTTAGGCAAGGGCTCGCTCATATCTTTAGCAAGGCCGTGCGCCACGTCAATTCGGAAGCCTGAGACTCCCCGGTCACCCCAGAACTTCAAGGTCTTCAGAAAATCTGCTTTGACATCTGGGTGCTCCCAGTTCCAGTCGGGTTGAGAGGAGTCAAACCAGTGGAAATACCATTGACCGTCGTTCATTCCAGAAGGGGACCAAGCAGAACCACCAAAACTACAAATCCAATCGGTAGGAGGTTGATCTTTGTTAGGTCCGAGACCTAAGTTATGTGGGATCAGCTCAATTCGTCACAAGGTTGCGTTGTCCGTTGGGGGCTTACCATCTCTGAAAATGTACCTTTCCCTCTCTGATGACCCCTTACCCGCCTTCAAAGCGGCTTGGAACCATTCATGATCATCACTTGAATGGTTGGGGACTATATCAACCATGACTCGGATTCCGACCTTTTGGAAAGCAGCAGTCATCTCGTCAAACTCTTCCAACGTTCCGATCTTTGGGTCGACATCCCTGTAATTGGCCACATCATCTACCCCGAAAAAGATATCAGAACGGTCAGGTTGCCAAAAATGAGCGCTAGAACTTACAACCACCGTCCCGCAAAGCGGAAGGATAGAATGGGTTCAGCCAAACGGCATCCACTCCTAATGCTTTCAAGTAAGGCACACGAGCAGTTATGCCTTTGAGGTCTCCAATCCCATCACCGTTGGCATCGGCAAAGGAACGAGGATAGATCTGGTAGACGACCGCCTGGCGCCACCAGTCGGGATCTATTTCCTGGTCAGTcatccttcctcttcaccgAGCTCCTaacagaagaaggaaattCATCTTACCAGAAATAAGGCAGACCATGATGATATGTAACTTGTTTAAAGCTGTAACGAATGTAAGAAAGTGAACAGTGAAGCAGATTTCAACAGCTGGTGCTTAACGATGGGTTTGCTGTTATGAGACCTTCCAATCTCACGAACGAACTAGAGcaatatatatatatatatatatatatatatatatggCCGCTTTGGCAGTCTTGATTTTGAACACGGCATATCGGACTACGGCCCTTACATGTGGATATCGACAACAAACATTTCAGGGGGCGTAGGTAACAAATGCCCCATAGCTAACCCCACATCTTGCTCTTCGCGTTCGATTTTGCCTCACTGAACCGTGAAATGTTGCCAATCTCGAAGATAAAGAAGACGGGCCTGAGCTATTTGCGATTTCTAGTGCGTTTGTGCGGCTTCCAGTGTATAGGTGGGCATATCAGTGCTCGCCGGCGGCTAGATTTGCAACAAAGAAGAACCGTACC includes the following:
- a CDS encoding alpha-glucosidase, putative (Similar to TIGR gene model, INSD accession AAW43932.1) is translated as MVCLISDPDWWRQAVVYQIYPRSFADANGDGIGDLKGITARVPYLKALGVDAVWLNPFYPSALRDGGYDVANYRDVDPKIGTLEEFDEMTAAFQKVGIRVMVDIVPNHSSDDHEWFQAALKAGKGSSERERYIFRDGLGPNKDQPPTDWICSFGGSAWSPSGMNDGQWYFHWFDSSQPDWNWEHPDVKADFLKTLKFWGDRGVSGFRIDVAHGLAKDMSEPLPNWEQLKKMTHQKLTNGNSALDHPLLDRKEVHDIYKSWREVFNQFNPPLMAVAEAWVAPDQKPLYASSEGLGQTFSFDILLCNFDAGEYRQCIKSSLEGSKKSNSTTTWVLSNHDVMRHPTRFGLPNVPNANHATATAAYNKFLQTKLMDPKVDVEQGLRRAKAATLMILALPGSTYLYQGEELGLQEVIEIPDEERQDPIFIRTKGEEIGRDGCRVPIPWHADEKNFGYGSGKHAHLPQPAWFKDYAVNVEEKDPNSVLSFYRRALGLRKELQVAEELEWVENPNKEVLHFRRPGGWEVIVNIGKDSVDLPKGSILLSSSSNALKGSKVPGETTVWLKSA